The following are encoded in a window of Candidatus Neomarinimicrobiota bacterium genomic DNA:
- the carB gene encoding carbamoyl-phosphate synthase large subunit: MPRNSDFHSILILGAGPIVIGQACEFDYSGTQACRALKEEGYRVILVNSNPATIMTDPQLADATYIEPVNPAMVAQIIAKEAPDALLPTVGGQTGLNCAIALAEEGVLEQYGVRLLGANVEVIRRAEDREYFKEIMSAAGIPTARGGRITTLAAAEALLAELDLPVIIRPSYTLGGTGGSIAYNREEFAEQVDRALAASPFREALLEEALLGWKEFELEVMRDGADNALVVCSIENLDPMGVHTGDSVTVAPAQTLTDREYQQMRDWALSCIRAVGVETGGSNVQFAIHPRDGRMVIVEMNPRVSRSSALASKATGFPIAKVAAKLAVGYRLDEIQNDITRQTLAAYEPTIDYVVTKIPRFDFDKFPRATGVLGVQMQAVGEVMAIGRTFQESLQKAFRSLEVGLDGLEPRPHEARRPLDLERMRFPTAFRLLKVREAFLQGQSVEYLQQLTSIDPWFLEQIADMLQAGARLFSRLKVLLADGEPPEEELAAILRELKRRGFSDRQIARQSGCREEALRSRRASLGVAATFKVVDTCAGEFAAETPYCYGTYESEPEVEPLPGRKVLILGSGPNRIGQGIEFDYCCVQAVFALQELGVKAIMQNCNPETVSTDFDVADRLYFEPLTFEDVMNVVELEQPEGVLIQFGGQTPLNIANQLAAAGVPILGTSPEAIDLAEDREKFGALLDRMSIPRPEYGIARTLSEAAQVAEQVGYPVLVRPSYVLGGRAMEIVYQRQGLEEYIRRTADVSWEHPILVDAFLEDAYEFDVDALCDGREVLIGGIMQHIEEAGIHSGDSACVLPPYFMPTEALERIRAYTRSLALELNVQGLVNIQYAMKEGVVYVLEVNPRASRTVPFVSKARNLPLARWAAQIALGKSLAELTGGANLDALADGTVPTALAVKKPVFPFDKFPADGIFLSPEMKSTGEVMGLDIGLGGAYAKAEMGAGANLPINGTVFISVNDPDKANVISLARDYTELGFYILATEGTCRSLRQSGIAAEPIYKVGEGRPNVADAISNGEVQLVINTPLGARAREDEYAIDRSAIRHGV, translated from the coding sequence ATGCCCAGGAATAGCGATTTTCATTCCATCTTGATACTGGGAGCCGGCCCGATCGTCATCGGGCAGGCCTGTGAATTCGACTATTCCGGTACCCAGGCCTGCCGCGCCCTGAAGGAAGAGGGCTACCGGGTCATTCTGGTCAATTCCAACCCGGCCACCATCATGACCGATCCTCAGCTGGCTGATGCCACCTACATTGAGCCGGTCAACCCGGCCATGGTGGCCCAGATCATCGCCAAGGAAGCCCCCGATGCCCTGCTGCCGACCGTCGGCGGTCAGACGGGCCTGAACTGCGCCATCGCCCTGGCCGAGGAGGGGGTGCTGGAGCAATACGGCGTTCGGCTGTTGGGAGCCAATGTAGAGGTTATTCGGCGGGCGGAGGACCGCGAGTACTTCAAGGAGATCATGTCCGCTGCCGGTATTCCAACTGCCCGAGGCGGGCGCATAACCACCCTGGCCGCCGCCGAAGCCCTGCTGGCGGAGCTCGATTTGCCGGTCATCATCCGTCCCTCATATACTCTTGGGGGGACCGGCGGCAGCATAGCGTACAACCGGGAAGAGTTTGCCGAGCAGGTGGATCGGGCCCTGGCGGCCAGTCCCTTTCGGGAAGCCCTCCTCGAGGAGGCCCTTCTGGGGTGGAAGGAGTTTGAGCTCGAGGTCATGCGCGATGGGGCGGACAACGCGCTGGTGGTGTGTTCCATAGAGAATCTCGATCCCATGGGCGTGCATACGGGCGACTCGGTGACAGTAGCGCCGGCACAAACCCTGACTGACCGGGAATACCAGCAGATGCGCGACTGGGCACTCAGCTGTATTCGGGCGGTGGGTGTGGAGACGGGCGGCTCCAACGTCCAGTTTGCTATTCATCCCCGGGATGGGCGAATGGTAATCGTGGAGATGAATCCGCGCGTCAGCCGCAGCTCGGCCCTGGCCTCCAAAGCCACGGGTTTCCCGATCGCCAAGGTGGCCGCCAAGCTGGCTGTGGGCTACCGCCTGGACGAGATCCAGAATGACATCACCCGCCAGACCCTGGCCGCCTACGAACCGACGATTGATTACGTAGTGACTAAGATACCGCGGTTCGATTTCGACAAGTTTCCGCGGGCGACGGGGGTGCTGGGGGTGCAGATGCAGGCGGTGGGCGAGGTCATGGCCATTGGACGCACCTTCCAGGAGAGTTTGCAGAAAGCCTTCCGGTCCCTGGAAGTGGGGTTGGACGGTCTGGAACCCCGGCCTCACGAAGCCCGCCGACCCCTCGACCTGGAGCGAATGCGCTTCCCGACCGCTTTCCGCCTGCTGAAAGTACGGGAGGCGTTCCTGCAGGGGCAGTCGGTGGAATACCTCCAGCAGCTGACCAGTATCGATCCCTGGTTTCTGGAGCAGATAGCCGATATGCTTCAAGCGGGAGCACGGTTGTTTTCCAGGCTGAAGGTCCTTCTCGCCGATGGTGAGCCCCCGGAGGAGGAGCTGGCTGCCATTCTTCGGGAGTTAAAAAGGCGGGGTTTCTCCGACCGTCAGATTGCCCGCCAGAGCGGTTGCCGGGAGGAGGCCCTGCGTTCCCGGCGGGCATCACTGGGCGTGGCCGCCACCTTCAAGGTGGTGGACACCTGCGCCGGGGAGTTCGCTGCCGAGACGCCCTACTGCTACGGCACCTACGAAAGCGAACCGGAGGTTGAACCCCTGCCAGGCCGCAAGGTGCTGATCCTGGGGAGCGGACCCAACCGCATCGGCCAGGGAATCGAGTTCGACTACTGCTGCGTGCAAGCCGTCTTTGCCCTGCAGGAGCTGGGCGTGAAGGCCATCATGCAGAACTGCAACCCCGAGACCGTCTCCACCGATTTTGACGTGGCCGACCGCCTTTACTTCGAGCCGCTCACATTTGAGGATGTGATGAACGTGGTAGAGCTGGAGCAGCCGGAGGGTGTGCTCATCCAGTTTGGCGGCCAGACGCCCCTGAACATTGCCAACCAGCTGGCGGCCGCCGGGGTACCGATCCTGGGCACTTCGCCCGAAGCCATCGACCTGGCGGAGGACCGCGAGAAGTTCGGTGCCCTGCTGGACCGGATGAGCATCCCCCGACCGGAGTACGGCATCGCCCGCACCCTTTCCGAAGCGGCTCAGGTAGCCGAACAGGTGGGCTACCCGGTGCTGGTGCGACCGTCCTACGTCCTTGGGGGCCGGGCCATGGAGATCGTCTATCAGCGCCAGGGGCTGGAGGAGTACATCCGCCGCACCGCCGACGTCTCCTGGGAGCACCCCATTCTCGTCGATGCCTTCCTGGAGGACGCCTACGAGTTTGACGTGGATGCCCTGTGCGATGGGCGGGAGGTGCTCATAGGGGGCATCATGCAACACATCGAAGAGGCAGGCATTCACAGTGGCGACTCGGCCTGTGTGCTGCCCCCTTACTTCATGCCCACTGAGGCCCTGGAGAGAATCCGGGCCTATACCCGGTCACTGGCATTGGAGCTGAATGTGCAGGGGCTGGTGAATATCCAGTATGCCATGAAGGAGGGGGTGGTTTACGTACTGGAGGTCAACCCGCGGGCCAGCCGCACAGTACCATTCGTGAGTAAGGCCCGCAACCTGCCGCTGGCCAGGTGGGCGGCCCAGATCGCCCTGGGTAAGAGCCTGGCCGAGCTCACCGGCGGCGCCAACTTAGATGCCCTGGCGGATGGTACGGTGCCGACAGCCCTGGCGGTGAAGAAGCCGGTGTTTCCGTTCGATAAGTTCCCCGCCGACGGGATTTTTCTCTCGCCTGAGATGAAGTCGACGGGCGAGGTGATGGGCCTGGACATCGGACTGGGCGGTGCCTACGCCAAGGCGGAAATGGGCGCCGGCGCCAATCTGCCGATTAACGGCACGGTATTCATTTCGGTGAACGACCCGGACAAGGCTAACGTCATATCGCTGGCCAGGG
- a CDS encoding NAD(P)H-dependent oxidoreductase subunit E, whose amino-acid sequence MNPNEQVIPEDVHRMIDKHRGKRGDLIAILEDVQVKYRYLPEDALRIIAEQTKQSIVDLYGVATFFKLFSLKPQGRHIVSVCLGTACHVRGGQSVASEFERQLETHIGETTRDQQFTLKAVNCLGACAMGPIAVVDGHYFLSVGVGSVSRIIEKTGEGLDRVDIESDKRIFPIEVRCLHCNHSLMDQVVPLDGYPSIKLTVSFKDKHGWMRLSSLYGSYSILSEYEIPIDAVVNFFCPHCHAEIIGAASCSDCGAPMVPMSVGGGGIVQICTRRACKGHMLDLASNPID is encoded by the coding sequence ATGAATCCAAACGAACAGGTAATTCCTGAAGATGTGCATAGAATGATAGACAAGCACCGGGGGAAACGGGGTGACTTGATAGCAATCCTTGAGGATGTCCAGGTAAAATACAGGTACCTTCCCGAGGATGCACTGAGAATTATCGCCGAACAAACCAAGCAGTCTATTGTCGATCTGTACGGTGTAGCCACTTTTTTTAAACTCTTCAGTCTGAAGCCTCAGGGAAGACACATTGTGTCAGTTTGCCTGGGCACAGCGTGCCATGTCCGCGGTGGTCAAAGTGTTGCCTCAGAATTCGAGCGACAGTTGGAGACACACATTGGTGAGACCACACGTGACCAGCAGTTCACGCTGAAGGCAGTCAACTGTCTGGGTGCATGTGCGATGGGCCCGATTGCCGTGGTAGACGGCCACTACTTCTTGAGCGTGGGAGTAGGTAGTGTCAGCCGAATTATTGAGAAAACCGGGGAGGGATTGGATCGGGTTGATATCGAGTCAGACAAACGGATTTTCCCAATAGAGGTCAGATGTTTGCACTGCAACCACAGTCTCATGGATCAGGTCGTTCCGCTCGATGGCTATCCGTCGATTAAGCTAACCGTATCTTTCAAAGACAAGCATGGGTGGATGAGACTGTCCTCTTTATATGGCAGCTACTCCATCTTGTCCGAATACGAAATCCCGATTGATGCTGTCGTCAATTTTTTCTGTCCCCATTGCCATGCCGAAATCATCGGGGCCGCCAGCTGCTCTGACTGTGGTGCGCCGATGGTACCGATGAGTGTGGGCGGAGGAGGCATAGTACAGATCTGCACCCGCCGAGCGTGCAAAGGTCACATGTTGGACCTGGCTTCCAATCCCATCGACTGA